A region of Lycium barbarum isolate Lr01 chromosome 1, ASM1917538v2, whole genome shotgun sequence DNA encodes the following proteins:
- the LOC132605099 gene encoding zinc finger protein BALDIBIS-like isoform X1, whose amino-acid sequence MMSDDGLSSLAFIQDPKSNSNSNPSSNNPNPNSNPSAKRKRNLPGKPDPDAEVIALSPKSLMATNRFLCEICNKGFQRDQNLQLHRRGHNLPWKLKQRNKNEVIKKKVYICPEKTCIHHDPSRALGDLTGIKKHYSRKHGEKKWKCEKCSKKYAIQSDWKAHTKICGTREYKCDCGTLFSRKDSFITHRAFCDALAEESARFTSVPSATNLNFRNEILLHGGFSNNLQHSGNPQFGSNLFRPEFMGLGLDFAISHHHQLNNVDGQKPRIPLWLDNNMNPNSGNDFLVASSSSTTSNLPHHELVQMAAHNNNQQWFINGGGGNDDSGIGSSSSQLPSRVLLKEEEENKRNLSETINSMYYNNNHHQETTTTNMSATALLQKAAQMGSTRSNSALFGTGFGLMGYSFSKSNGQGQFAANDQNLNGLMMNSPSTVSSLTPNVNQGNRLLFGDMSSSSLDGINANGKSSDPFLNKGKQVNLSRNGAIEGSLTRDFLGVGRNESSPFLSKDELAKFQNISSSAMGLSQYNGSH is encoded by the exons ATGATGTCTGATGATGGACTTTCTTCCCTAGCTTTCATTCAAGATCCAAAATCAAACTCGAACTCAAACCCTAGTAGTAATAATCCAAACCCTAATTCAAATCCATctgccaaaagaaaaagaaacctcCCAGGAAAACCAG ATCCAGATGCAGAAGTGATAGCATTATCACCTAAATCACTGATGGCGACGAATCGATTCTTATGTGAAATCTGCAACAAGGGTTTCCAGAGGGACCAGAATTTACAACTCCATAGAAGAGGTCACAACTTGCCATGGAAGCTAAAGCAAAGGAACAAAAATGAAGTGATCAAGAAGAAAGTTTATATTTGCCCCGAAAAGACCTGTATCCACCACGATCCATCCAGAGCTCTCGGGGATTTAACAGGTATTAAAAAACACTATTCGAGAAAACATGGTGAGAAGAAGTGGAAGTGCGAGAAATGTTCAAAGAAATATGCAATTCAATCTGATTGGAAAGCCCATACTAAGATTTGTGGCACGAGAGAATATAAATGTGATTGTGGAACACTTTTCTCCAG AAAGGACAGCTTTATAACACATCGAGCATTTTGTGATGCATTAGCGGAAGAAAGTGCACGATTTACTTCAGTTCCAAGTGCAACAAATCTGAATTTCAGAAATGAAATATTGTTGCATGGGGGATTTAGTAATAATCTTCAGCACAGTGGAAATCCCCAATTTGGTTCTAATTTATTTAGGCCTGAGTTTATGGGACTTGGATTGGACTTTGCAATTAGTCATCATCATCAACTCAATAATGTTGATGGACAAAAACCAAGGATACCACTTTGGTTGGACAATAATATGAATCCAAATTCAGGTAATGATTTCTTAGTAGCATCATCAAGCTCAACTACTAGCAACTTGCCTCATCATGAATTGGTCCAAATGGCGGctcataacaataatcaacaatGGTTCATTAATGGTGGTGGTGGTAATGATGATTCTGGAATTGGCTCTTCCTCATCTCAACTTCCTTCACGAGTACTGCTAAAAGAGGAAGAAGAGAACAAAAGAAATTTGTCGGAGACAATAAATTCAATGTACTACAATAACAATCATCACcaagaaacaacaacaacaaatatgtCGGCTACTGCACTATTGCAAAAAGCAGCCCAAATGGGATCAACGAGGAGCAATTCGGCCCTCTTCGGCACTGGATTTGGGTTAATGGGTTATTCTTTCTCTAAAAGCAACGGACAAGGACAATTTGCTGCTAATGATCAGAATTTGAATGGCTTAATGATGAACTCTCCGTCAACAGTTTCATCTTTGACTCCAAATGTTAATCAAGGAAATAGGCTGTTGTTCGGGGATATGAGCTCGAGTTCTTTAGATGGTATTAATGCAAATGGAAAGAGTTCAGATCCTTTTTTGAACAAAGGGAAGCAAGTAAATCTGAGTAGAAATGGAGCTATTGAAGGAAGCTTAACAAGAGATTTTCTTGGTGTAGGAAGAAATGAAAGCAGTCCTTTTTTATCAAAAGATGAGCTGGCCAagttccagaatatttccagttcAGCCATGGGATTAAGCCAGTACAATGGAAGTCACTGA
- the LOC132605099 gene encoding zinc finger protein BALDIBIS-like isoform X2: MMSDDGLSSLAFIQDPKSNSNSNPSSNNPNPNSNPSAKRKRNLPGKPDAEVIALSPKSLMATNRFLCEICNKGFQRDQNLQLHRRGHNLPWKLKQRNKNEVIKKKVYICPEKTCIHHDPSRALGDLTGIKKHYSRKHGEKKWKCEKCSKKYAIQSDWKAHTKICGTREYKCDCGTLFSRKDSFITHRAFCDALAEESARFTSVPSATNLNFRNEILLHGGFSNNLQHSGNPQFGSNLFRPEFMGLGLDFAISHHHQLNNVDGQKPRIPLWLDNNMNPNSGNDFLVASSSSTTSNLPHHELVQMAAHNNNQQWFINGGGGNDDSGIGSSSSQLPSRVLLKEEEENKRNLSETINSMYYNNNHHQETTTTNMSATALLQKAAQMGSTRSNSALFGTGFGLMGYSFSKSNGQGQFAANDQNLNGLMMNSPSTVSSLTPNVNQGNRLLFGDMSSSSLDGINANGKSSDPFLNKGKQVNLSRNGAIEGSLTRDFLGVGRNESSPFLSKDELAKFQNISSSAMGLSQYNGSH; encoded by the exons ATGATGTCTGATGATGGACTTTCTTCCCTAGCTTTCATTCAAGATCCAAAATCAAACTCGAACTCAAACCCTAGTAGTAATAATCCAAACCCTAATTCAAATCCATctgccaaaagaaaaagaaacctcCCAGGAAAACCAG ATGCAGAAGTGATAGCATTATCACCTAAATCACTGATGGCGACGAATCGATTCTTATGTGAAATCTGCAACAAGGGTTTCCAGAGGGACCAGAATTTACAACTCCATAGAAGAGGTCACAACTTGCCATGGAAGCTAAAGCAAAGGAACAAAAATGAAGTGATCAAGAAGAAAGTTTATATTTGCCCCGAAAAGACCTGTATCCACCACGATCCATCCAGAGCTCTCGGGGATTTAACAGGTATTAAAAAACACTATTCGAGAAAACATGGTGAGAAGAAGTGGAAGTGCGAGAAATGTTCAAAGAAATATGCAATTCAATCTGATTGGAAAGCCCATACTAAGATTTGTGGCACGAGAGAATATAAATGTGATTGTGGAACACTTTTCTCCAG AAAGGACAGCTTTATAACACATCGAGCATTTTGTGATGCATTAGCGGAAGAAAGTGCACGATTTACTTCAGTTCCAAGTGCAACAAATCTGAATTTCAGAAATGAAATATTGTTGCATGGGGGATTTAGTAATAATCTTCAGCACAGTGGAAATCCCCAATTTGGTTCTAATTTATTTAGGCCTGAGTTTATGGGACTTGGATTGGACTTTGCAATTAGTCATCATCATCAACTCAATAATGTTGATGGACAAAAACCAAGGATACCACTTTGGTTGGACAATAATATGAATCCAAATTCAGGTAATGATTTCTTAGTAGCATCATCAAGCTCAACTACTAGCAACTTGCCTCATCATGAATTGGTCCAAATGGCGGctcataacaataatcaacaatGGTTCATTAATGGTGGTGGTGGTAATGATGATTCTGGAATTGGCTCTTCCTCATCTCAACTTCCTTCACGAGTACTGCTAAAAGAGGAAGAAGAGAACAAAAGAAATTTGTCGGAGACAATAAATTCAATGTACTACAATAACAATCATCACcaagaaacaacaacaacaaatatgtCGGCTACTGCACTATTGCAAAAAGCAGCCCAAATGGGATCAACGAGGAGCAATTCGGCCCTCTTCGGCACTGGATTTGGGTTAATGGGTTATTCTTTCTCTAAAAGCAACGGACAAGGACAATTTGCTGCTAATGATCAGAATTTGAATGGCTTAATGATGAACTCTCCGTCAACAGTTTCATCTTTGACTCCAAATGTTAATCAAGGAAATAGGCTGTTGTTCGGGGATATGAGCTCGAGTTCTTTAGATGGTATTAATGCAAATGGAAAGAGTTCAGATCCTTTTTTGAACAAAGGGAAGCAAGTAAATCTGAGTAGAAATGGAGCTATTGAAGGAAGCTTAACAAGAGATTTTCTTGGTGTAGGAAGAAATGAAAGCAGTCCTTTTTTATCAAAAGATGAGCTGGCCAagttccagaatatttccagttcAGCCATGGGATTAAGCCAGTACAATGGAAGTCACTGA